A segment of the Babesia microti strain RI chromosome II, complete genome genome:
TTAACCATTCCCACTTCCAATTCTCCAGTGAAAGCACCGGGTTTGGGCTGGGATAGGTTTTGTACTCCGACACTACAccttttatcaattttccCAATCACATGTTCCACGTGGAGTGATGTTGGGAAAACTACCACATCgattttttcattattgAAGGTTGATTTCTCAAGATTTGATAGAATTGTTCCTATCAATTTCTTGTTACCGTTGCACTTCCAGTTACCACCTATCCAGTAGGGCTTCATTTAGTGTACACCACATGCCACATAATATAGGCGCTCATGTGGCAGAGAGAAGCATTGTTTCAGATAATGGCGAGCTTATTATTAGCTTAAATGAGGGGGAAACtttatttgtcaaaaagtttgtcaaatttaaagTACTAAGGTACACAGCACTAAAGTTAGGGGCGCTTGCACTCTTATGGGATACACATTTACACAGTCAGATTGCGTTTATACTGTACAAATTCCCAAATGGAATCCGCCTGAGCAAATAATACCAATTGCTACCACTAGTGACGGCATTAAATTGGATTCTATCACTCTATCCTTCACCAACTATGTTTCTGCCTTTGACACATATTCCTTGATAGATTGCGTAGAAGGCACAACTATTAGTGGAGATTCTGCCCTTACAAATATTGGCTTCACTAAAATAGTGCCTGATTTGTGGTAAAAAACAAGTTATCTAGGCACAAATGTGCAGATTTAATACCAAAAAATGGCTGTGTCGCGTTGCACGGAGAAAAGGGTGTTGGCAAAAGCACCGCTACACTGtatttggcaaattatCTTCTAAACAATTGTCCTAAAATCGCAATTGTTGATGTTGACGTTGGCCAGCCCCTTTTTACGGTTCCAGGAATCATTTCATTGCATATCGTAATTtgcatttaatatatagCTGGACGGGCCCATTCTGAGACCCGAGTATTCAATGGTAAATGAACATTTTGTCTACTCTAAAAAGATATTAATTGGGGGTAAATCAAATCAAAGTTAGATGTTACCATATCTAATCCTAAGAAATTACTGGAACGTACAATAATACTTGAGAAATACTTAAAGGAATCAATTGCAGATCTTAAAATAACGGATTATAGAGGTAAGCACTCTTATTTGTTTCgatcaataaaattggttTGGGTTAAAATAAAGTATAagattgaaattttcaagtttcattaaatttgttgtaaattttaacCTTACTATTAATACAGTCATTATTAACACTGGAGGATGGATATCCGATACCGGTGGCCAATTATTCGATTGTATAGTTAAGTTATTCAATGTGGATGTTGTGTTATCTATTCTGTCAAAAACTGGCGGTATTGGCTATAAGCCACAGGAAATAAATCTCCTTTTGGACATAATATCACATCACCCTATACACATTAATCAACCAGAAGTAATATCTGTGGAttcatataaaattgtgaatAATACAATCGCAGTGCCAAAACCATCAGATTTGAGATGGCTTAGAGTGgcaacatatttaaatccaGCATTGGGTGAATCATTGGAAATACATTCATTTACACACTATGAGTTCTTCTCGGGGATACATGAGTATAGATTTCAatcaattatcaaaaaCGCATCTTTTTTTACACCACCCGTCACTtatgaattaaaaatgtcgAATTTGACATTCTACCTTCCATGTGGGATCAAATTACAAGATTCTCAACTACAAAATCACTTCCTAGCAGGCTGCATGGCAgcattatttgtatatacgGAAACCTATAGTTTTGAAAGTTTAATTAACGCTGAATTCTTGTTGGCATTTCTACACAGTGTTGATGGCGACAAGGTGCGTggttatttatttagttattgATATTGGTGCCCAAACACAAGTCTATAACACATTTAGATGACATACGCAGTGTAGTTTTGTGTCCAATGCTTGGATTTGACCCCCAATTTCCTAGATTTGGTAGATCAAATAGCACATCATTTGTCCCCTTTGGACGGAATGCCCAGTTGCACTTGACCAACCATTTGGGCACCAGAAACTGTTCTAGAAGAGGAGTAAAAAAGAGGCCGTATGAAGAAGATAAAGCTTGAAAGCAGATTGCTCAAATTTTGGGTTTTTTTCCAGAcatttttttgtaattatcgCGCTTGTCTATACATTTAGTCATAATGTAGGCTCAGATTACCCATACCATATATATGGGATGTCACCCCAGTTATTTAGTATCCATCAAACTGACCAGTATGcttagtaaataattgattgcAATAAAATCTGAGTGAAATGGAATTAGCTTTATGTAGCACACCCATTGCTAGACGGTGCGCATATATGGGCGCGCAAACCAACGGCGGTCTGCTGAAACCAATTTGGGACGCTGCGTTCAAGCCTTGGAGGCTCAACAAAGAGTTAGAGATTGTTTAATGTagattaattgtaaattgtaaCCTGATTCCACTATGCCAATATATATGGGAGTTAATTTCTGACCACAAGGCTACTTTTACCACGGTATCACACCTTCAACTTGGGTTATGTGTATTGCTGAGTAAACAATATGAGCTTCTATACCAGGTGATTTGTGTCTCACTCAGAAGTCTATCAATTTATCCCGTTTGTTAACCTCAGGTCAGCAAGAAAAGACccaaaatatcaaaaaactGACAGATGCCCCCAAACCCagtaaaaaaaataatcataGAAAGAAGTTGTTAAAGGCACTAGCAGATAAAGAACGTGTTACAGATGAATTGATACCCATTGATAATGACATTTTACCCAAATCTGAAGATTTGCAATTGGTGCCGTACACCATAGAGATGATGAGTCTAGTGGATCAATCGCAAAATTTAGCTTCAGAATCTAACACCAATGGTAGAaccataaatatttagataacTACTGGACACTATTGATAAACGAGTTATC
Coding sequences within it:
- a CDS encoding conserved Plasmodium protein, unknown function (overlaps_old_locusTagID:BBM_II02950), giving the protein MPHNIGAHVAERSIVSDNGELIISLNEGETLFVKKFVKFKVLRGACTLMGYTFTQSDCVYTVQIPKWNPPEQIIPIATTSDGIKLDSITLSFTNYVSAFDTYSLIDCVEGTTISGDSALTNIGFTKIVPDLWHKCADLIPKNGCVALHGEKGVGKSTATLYLANYLLNNCPKIAIVDVDVGQPLFTVPGIISLHILDGPILRPEYSMVNEHFVYSKKILIGDVTISNPKKLLERTIILEKYLKESIADLKITDYRVIINTGGWISDTGGQLFDCIVKLFNVDVVLSILSKTGGIGYKPQEINLLLDIISHHPIHINQPEVISVDSYKIVNNTIAVPKPSDLRWLRVATYLNPALGESLEIHSFTHYEFFSGIHEYRFQSIIKNASFFTPPVTYELKMSNLTFYLPCGIKLQDSQLQNHFLAGCMAALFVYTETYSFESLINAEFLLAFLHSVDGDKLLILVPKHKSITHLDDIRSVVLCPMLGFDPQFPRFGRSNSTSFVPFGRNAQLHLTNHLGTRNCSRRGVKKRPYEEDKA